AAGATCGAAACCGCCGTGGGGCTCGGCGCCGCGGTCATCTTCGTCATGGTCATTACCATGCCGCTCAACTGGCTGCTCCACGAGTTCCTCCTCCGCAAGGGCGCCATGGCCTGGGCCGGGCTCGGGCACCTGGACATGAGCTTTCTGAACTTCATCCTGTTCATCGCCGTCATCGCGGCCACCGTGCAGCTGGTGGAGATGATCCTGGATCGCCTCAGCCCCGCGCTCTACACCGCGCTCGGCATCTACCTTCCGCTGATTGCGGTCAACTGCGCCATTCTGGGCGCGTCGCTCTTCATGGTGGAGCGCAGCTACAACCTCGCCGAGACGATGGTCTTCGGAATCGGGTCCGGGATCGGCTGGGCTCTCGCGATTATCGCGATGGCCGCCATTCGCACAAAGCTCCGCTATTCCAATGTTCCGTCGGGCCTTCGCGGACTCGGCATCACGATGCTCATCACCGGCCTCATGGCGATCGCTTTCTCAAGCTTCGCCGGAATCCGGCTCTAGAGGCGGGGGGGGAAGGTGGAACTGGTCGGCCTGGTCGGACTCTCGGCGCTCATCTTCACCGGGACCATTCTCTTTCTGGTGGTGCTGCTGTCGATCGCGGAGTCGAAGCTCATCAGTTCCGGCCCGGTCCGGATCCTCATCAACGACGACGAAGAGAAGAGCCCCGTGGTGCAGGCCGGATCCACGCTGCTGAATGCGCTCACCGGGCAGAAGATATTCCTGCCGTCGGCCTGTGGCGGGGGCGGCACCTGCGCCATGTGCAAGTGCCAGGTTCTCGACGGCGGAGGAGACATCCTCCCGACCGAAGTCGGCCACCTCACCCGCGCGGAGCAGAAGGAACACTGGCGGCTTGCGTGCCAGGTGAAGGTCAAGACCGACATGGAGATCCTGGTCGCCCCGGAGATCTTCAGCATCAAGAAGTTCGACTGTACGGTCCGCTCCAACGAGAATGTCGCCACCTTCATCAAGGAGCTGATCCTGGACATCGACGATGGCCAGTCGCTCGACTTCCGCGCGGGCGGTTACATCCAGATCGAGATTCCTCCCTATGAACTCTCGTACAAGGAGTTCGAGGTGGAAGAGGAGTACCGCCAGGACTGGGACCAGTTCAACCTGTGGAAGTACCACGCAAAGAACGACGAGACCGTGATCCGCGCCTACTCCATGGCGAATCACCCCGCGGAGGGCCAGCGCGTCATGCTGAATGTGCGCATCGCTTCCCCGCCGCCGGGGCTGGATGTGCCGCCGGGAATCGCCAGTTCGTACATCTTCAACCTGAAGCCGGGCGACAAGGTCGTCGTATCCGGGCCGTACGGAGAGTTCTTCGCGAAGGAAACCGACCGCGAGATGATGTACATCGGCGGCGGGGCCGGGATGGCTCCCATGCGAAGCCACATCTTCGACCTGTTCCACTCGAAGCGGACGGAGCGCAAGGTCACTTTCTGGTACGGTGCACGGTCTCTTCGCGAGATGTTCTACGACGACGACTTCAAGGGCATCGCGGCCGAGTTTCCCAACTTCTCGTACAATGTCGGGCTGTCGGAACCTCTTCCCGAGGACGACTGGAACGGCCCGGTCGGTTTCATCCACCAGGTGATTCTCGACTCTTACCTGAAGGGTCACGAAGCCCCGGAGGACATTGAGTACTACCTCTGCGGGCCGCCGATGATGATCTCCGCCGTCAACAAGATGCTCGACGACCTCGGCGTGGACCCCTCTCAGATCGCCTACGACTCCTTCTAGCCCGGATCCGTGGGGGGGGAGGTCGCGCGGGCCGGTCACGGCCGCCGGGGGACACGAACTCCGCCGGGATGGTTCCGGTACCGCGGGCAGCCGTCGTCCGCAGGGGTGTCGCATACGGTCGGCAGCGGCGCCCGGGTTCGTCCCCGGGTGGGGGGGCGCCCGGTGAGTCAGCGCTCCAGAAACTCGCGCAGGCACTCCAGAGCCGGGCCGCTTCGAATCTCCAGATTGTTGTGACCGGCGCCCTCGACGAGGCACCAGCTTTTCCGCGAAGACCCCGCCGCGTCGAAGAGCTTGCGCCCGAATCGCACCGGGACTCTCTGGTCGAGTTCCCCGTGGATCGAGAGCAGCGGAGCGGTGACATCGCGGATACGGTCCACCGGTTGCGGGCGCAGTTCGACGAGTTCCCTGGACGGGCGAACCCGGATGAGCCAGCGGAGGGCCCACGAGGCATAGGAGTCCCAGGTGCGGATCACTTCCGCCGCGGAGGAGGGAGCGCCTTCGAGGATGAGCCCGTCGACTTCGCGAGCGGCAGACACATGAATGGCCGGGATCGACCCCAGCGAGCGGCCGTAGAGAAAGAGCG
This genomic interval from Gemmatimonadota bacterium contains the following:
- the nqrE gene encoding NADH:ubiquinone reductase (Na(+)-transporting) subunit E, coding for KIETAVGLGAAVIFVMVITMPLNWLLHEFLLRKGAMAWAGLGHLDMSFLNFILFIAVIAATVQLVEMILDRLSPALYTALGIYLPLIAVNCAILGASLFMVERSYNLAETMVFGIGSGIGWALAIIAMAAIRTKLRYSNVPSGLRGLGITMLITGLMAIAFSSFAGIRL
- the nqrF gene encoding NADH:ubiquinone reductase (Na(+)-transporting) subunit F gives rise to the protein MELVGLVGLSALIFTGTILFLVVLLSIAESKLISSGPVRILINDDEEKSPVVQAGSTLLNALTGQKIFLPSACGGGGTCAMCKCQVLDGGGDILPTEVGHLTRAEQKEHWRLACQVKVKTDMEILVAPEIFSIKKFDCTVRSNENVATFIKELILDIDDGQSLDFRAGGYIQIEIPPYELSYKEFEVEEEYRQDWDQFNLWKYHAKNDETVIRAYSMANHPAEGQRVMLNVRIASPPPGLDVPPGIASSYIFNLKPGDKVVVSGPYGEFFAKETDREMMYIGGGAGMAPMRSHIFDLFHSKRTERKVTFWYGARSLREMFYDDDFKGIAAEFPNFSYNVGLSEPLPEDDWNGPVGFIHQVILDSYLKGHEAPEDIEYYLCGPPMMISAVNKMLDDLGVDPSQIAYDSF